The following proteins are encoded in a genomic region of Diadema setosum chromosome 10, eeDiaSeto1, whole genome shotgun sequence:
- the LOC140234073 gene encoding annexin A13-like has product MAEEVAEYVIKYRLAREGMELLGTILALDDFDPEADAVALQDAISGIGTDEDKIIEILANRTNEQRQQIKFKYLASFGRKLQEELRDEVRGSLEKTVDAMLDPPAVYDARTLREAMKGLGTDENTIIEIMCTRLNAEIEAIKMAYSAIYERDLAEDLENETSGNFKYLMLAICAGGRDESGEEIDEEKAAADAQELFDAGEDRWGTDENVFTRILATRSFPQLRATFLAYNAVAGCDIEDSIRDECMGDLQDGYLAIVSRSREVGQYFADILHDSMRGVGTDEEKLIRVIISRSEIDLKRIKIAFFAKYGETLHSFVDGDCSGDFKKMLLAILHGENDEE; this is encoded by the exons GGCACGATTCTTGCACTGGACGACTTTGACCCTGAGGCCGATGCTGTTGCCCTGCAGGACGCCATCTCTGGCATAG GAACCGACGAGGACAAAATCATTGAGATTTTGGCCAACCGCACAAATGAACAGAGGCagcaaatcaaattcaaataccTGGCATCTTTTGGCAGG AAACTGCAGGAGGAACTCCGCGACGAGGTCAGGGGAAGTCTGGAGAAGACCGTCGATGCCATGCTCGACCCGCCCGCCGTCTACGACGCCAGGACGCTGCGAGAAGCCATGAAG GGTTTGGGAACAGATGAGAACACCATCATAGAGATCATGTGCACGAGATTAAACGCG GAAATCGAGGCGATCAAGATGGCATACAGCGCAA TTTACGAAAGAGACTTGGCGGAGGACTTAGAGAATGAGACGTCTGGCAACTTCAAGTATCTCATGCTCGCCATCTGCGCG GGAGGTCGTGACGAGAGCGGCGAGGAAATCGATGAGGAGAAAGCCGCCGCCGACGCTCAGGAGCTCTTTGAC GCCGGTGAGGACCGATGGGGTACTGATGAGAACGTCTTCACTCGTATTCTAGCAACGAGGAGCTTCCCACAGCTTCGCGCTACATTCCTTGCCTACAACGCA GTCGCTGGTTGTGACATCGAGGATTCGATCCGTGATGAGTGTATGGGTGATCTTCAGGACGGCTACCTGGCCATCG TGAGCCGCTCCCGTGAGGTCGGCCAGTACTTCGCCGATATCCTCCACGACTCGATGAGAGGAGTCGGCACTGACGAGGAGAAACTCATCAGGGTGATCATTTCACGCTCGGAG ATCGACCTGAAGAGGATTAAGATCGCGTTTTTCGCAAAGTACGGGGAGACCCTCCACTCCTTCGTCGACGGCGACTGCAGCGGCGACTTCAAGAAGATGCTGCTGGCCATCCTCCACGGGGAGAATGACGAGGAATAG